DNA from ANME-2 cluster archaeon:
CGATGAAGAACAGGGCCTTTCCTTGATGACCACATTGAAACTAAGCGGTGATATCTATAATTCCTCTAATAGTTTGGCTACGATTGTATTGAGTTATTCCACACCTGATGGTGAAAAATTTATAGGGGATATTTACCCGATAACTCCAGATCAGGTGGAATTTTCAAGTGAAACACCCGATCTTCGAATCTACAGCAGTATGGTCATGCTAAACGAAGAAGGATACCATGTTTATGTCGAATCTGCTGATAGCCTGACGGTTTTTAATGCCATGTTTAAGCCATTTACCGAGCCATCCCCGCTTTTTATTGCACCATTTGAACCAGGGCGAGTGGTCAACTGGCTGGTTGCATCGCCAAAGATGAAAGTAGATGGTACACTTACTACCAGTAAAGGAACCGCACAGGAAAAGACATACACCCTGAAAAACACAAGAGGTTACCATGATCACAACTGGGGCTACTGGTTGTGGCAGGACGATATCGGATGGGACTGGGGACAGGCGAGCGAGAGCAAGAACCACCTGGATGGAAATGATGTGGGTAAATATGCGTTTTGCTTTGGGAACGTTACCGACAATGAACATACCAAATCAAGAGGTGCTGTACTCAATATATGGAAGAATAAAAAGATAATTGCGAGATTCGAGGATGAGGAGATACAAATCCAGCACGACTATATGACCACGATACCTCAACTTTCAAACAATCCATTCCCAATGGTAACAGTCCTCACAGCCGATTCTGGAGAGAACAGTATGAGTATCACTTTTAATACCGAATACTTCACCCCAATTCCAATAGAGGTTGGACCGTATAAATATCTGGTAATATGGGAACTGACCGGGACATATGATGTCAATGGATGTATAGATGGAAAAACAGTTTCGTACACATCGAAAGGATTTATGGAATATGTGGCATGAGGTGTAAAACTGGTAGAAGGAACCCATAATACTTACTTGGAGGAGATGGCTGTTGAGGGTCTTCTTGATCATCGCACTACTGATATTATTTTTAGGATGTATATCCGACCAATCAGAGCAAGAAATCCAAACAGACGAGGATACCATAATGAAACAAATCTCGATATCATCAGATGCCTTTAAAGCCGGCACCAGCATACCAGTCGAACACACCTGCGATGGTGAGGACCGCTCCCCTGCACTCTCATGGGACACCGTCCCAGCGGGCACACAGTCCATCGCTCTTATCGTGGACGACCCCGACGCCCCAGGCAAAACATGGGTCCACTGGGTGATCTACAACATACCTGCCAGCACCACCGGGCTGCCCGGTGCGGTGCCCAAGAACAAGACCCTGGACGACGGCAGCCTGCAAGGCAAGAACGATTTTGGCAGGATCGGCTATAACGGACCCTGCCCGCCGCCGGGTAAGCCCCACAGGTATTTCTTTAGGGTATATGCCCTGGATACTACACTTAGCTTAAAGAGCGGTGCCACCAGATCCCAGCTTGAAGCTGCCATGTCAGGGCACATCCTGGCACAGGGAGAGATGCTAGGGAAATACGGGCGCTGATTGATTGTAATCCTGAGGGCATCTTCCTTATCAGATGGACTGATGCCTATTCCCTGGTATTTCATCTGAGACCGTTACATTACATGCTTGTATTATCTAACTAACCACAGATGAACGCAGATAAACGCGGATACGCTGCCTGAAAATCTGCGTTCATCTATGTTTATCTGCGGTTTTATAATATTCACCAACACGAATTGAAACGGTCTCTTTTTTTAGATAAAATCATATACAATAAACTCCTAAATGAAGTAATTATTATTCAAATTAAGTATGAAAGAGAGTATAAAAATTTTAAAAAGAATATTCTGCTAAATATTATACTCGTGTAGTTGAGCTAAAAGAGGAAGATTGCAAAGCAATGGGATTGCAGATTCAATAATTTAGTCCCAGTGCCCAAATTGGTAAAAATATGATTGAACCACCAGGACAAAGGTCTAAAGATATCATCGACTGCGATTGTGATGTAATGTCAGCATGTTTGGCCCGCCCTTATCCACTGGTCGTGGACAGGGCAGAGGGTTCTGTCATCACGGACGTGGAAGGCAGGGAGTACATAGATTTTGTGGCAGGTATAGCTGTAATGAATGCGGGCCATTCCAACCCGGTAGTCTCGTCAGCAATATCGGCACAATTGAAAAAGATAGCACACTGCGGATTCCCTGACTTCTATGCCGAGCCCCCTGTCAAACTCGGACAAAAACTGAAAAGCCTGACCCGATATGACCGTGTGTTTTTGTGTAACAGCGGGACTGAATCCGTGGAAGCTGCCATCAAACTGGCCATGTGGAAGACTAAACGGCAGAATCTGGTAGCTTTCTACAATTGTTTTCACGGCCGGACACTTGGCTCCCTGTCCTTGACATGTTCAAAGATCAGGCAAAAAGAACATTTTCCCTCCCTCAGGGTTGTGCACGCCCATTATGCTTACTGCTACCGCTGTCCCCTTAACCTGGAATATCCGGATTGCGGTATATCATGTGCAGGGGAGATAGAATCACTTATCTTCAAGCGTGAACTTAGTCCCAATGACACTGCTGCCATTGTTGTGGAGCCGGTGCAGGGTGAGGGTGGTTATATCGTACCGCCGCCCGAATTCCACAAGGAGATAAGGCGCATCTGTGACGACCATAATGTGCTGATGGTGGCCGATGAGGTGCAGGCGGGCTGCTGGCGTACAGGTACCTTCATGGCTATGGAGAACTTCGGTGTCAGGGCAGATATCGTATGCATGGCAAAGGCACTGGGTGCAGGCCTGCCCCTGGGTGCCATGCTGTCAGGCAGCGAAATAATGGACTGGCCACCGGGTACTCATTCCAATACATTCGGCGGCAACCTGCTGGCGTCGGCTGCTTCCCTGGCGTCACTGGAGTTCATGGAAAAAGAGGAGCTGGGCAGCCATGCAAGGGAACTGGGAGGGCATATCATGCAGCGTTTGAGGGAGATGCAGTCAGAATATCCTGTTATCGGGGATGTGCGCGGTCTTGGGCTGATGATAGGGGTAGAGTTCGTTAAGCCGGACGGATCAATTAACCCTGGTTTACGGGACAGGATCGTTGTTGAAGGGTTCAGGGAAGGCATTGTCCTTCTCTCATGCGGCGACTCTGCTATTAGGTTCTCCCCGCCGCTGGTCATGACCAGGGAGGAAGCCGACATCGGGCTGGACCGGTTTGAGGCTGCACTGAAGAGGGCTCTCAAATAGATCAAGCCGTCAAAT
Protein-coding regions in this window:
- a CDS encoding aminotransferase class III-fold pyridoxal phosphate-dependent enzyme translates to MIEPPGQRSKDIIDCDCDVMSACLARPYPLVVDRAEGSVITDVEGREYIDFVAGIAVMNAGHSNPVVSSAISAQLKKIAHCGFPDFYAEPPVKLGQKLKSLTRYDRVFLCNSGTESVEAAIKLAMWKTKRQNLVAFYNCFHGRTLGSLSLTCSKIRQKEHFPSLRVVHAHYAYCYRCPLNLEYPDCGISCAGEIESLIFKRELSPNDTAAIVVEPVQGEGGYIVPPPEFHKEIRRICDDHNVLMVADEVQAGCWRTGTFMAMENFGVRADIVCMAKALGAGLPLGAMLSGSEIMDWPPGTHSNTFGGNLLASAASLASLEFMEKEELGSHARELGGHIMQRLREMQSEYPVIGDVRGLGLMIGVEFVKPDGSINPGLRDRIVVEGFREGIVLLSCGDSAIRFSPPLVMTREEADIGLDRFEAALKRALK
- a CDS encoding YbhB/YbcL family Raf kinase inhibitor-like protein, whose product is MKQISISSDAFKAGTSIPVEHTCDGEDRSPALSWDTVPAGTQSIALIVDDPDAPGKTWVHWVIYNIPASTTGLPGAVPKNKTLDDGSLQGKNDFGRIGYNGPCPPPGKPHRYFFRVYALDTTLSLKSGATRSQLEAAMSGHILAQGEMLGKYGR